The DNA sequence ACGGGCCGTCTTCGCAACGACTTGGCGCGCGGCCTGACGCCCAGGGAGGTGTCCACACGCGTGGACGCCTGGAACGACGAGATCGTCAAGGTTTTCAAGGGGCGGCAACCGCTCTCGGAAGACCAGAAGGCGAAGCTCACCGATCTGGGCGACAAGGTGAAACTGGCTGCTGTTGAAGGCACGGAGCTCGTCCCATTCGACTGGACGCTGGTGCATGAGGAAGTGCTCAAGCTGGCCGCGGAGCAGGAGGGCGAGCGGTTCACCTCGCTGCCGTTCCTGCAAGGGTCGGCTGGCCCGTTCCGGACGCTGTTTCGCGGGTTGGTTCCGGACATGGACGGACTGGAGCGTCTGACCGAACAGTCAGTGAAGCGGCGCATGGACGATCGCTATACGGAGATCCTGGACCATTTTGCGGACTCCGGCCGGCCGTTCTCCGACGACCAGAGAAAACGACTGGCGGCCGCCCGCGACACGGTCAAGTTGGCGGCGGTTGAGACGGTAAATGCACCGTGGTTCCAGGAACGTTTGGCCGACTATCGCCTGATGCGGCAGCGAGTCCCGAAGACCGACCTGCATGCCCCATTCACTCGCGAACGGCTGGACGCAGACCGTCAGAAACTGGATGTCGCGGCTGGGGAACTCTTGAGCTACGTGAATGAGCCGCTGTCGGAGTTGGCCGTCCAGACCCAGGCAATCGCCACTGTGGATCAGCTCGGGGCGGGGCCGCTGCCACGGCCACCGGACGGCGCGGCCTGGGTTGACCGGGCGATCAAGATCAGTCTGACGACGATCGGGATCTTGTTGATGTTGGGATTGTTCACTCCGGCTGCTGCCATCGCCGCTGCCGGACAACTGGCCATCTTCTATCTGGCGTCGCCGCCTTGGCCCGGGCTGCCCGCGATGTCGGTGGCGGGCCATTACCTCTTTGTCGATCGGAATCTGATCGAAGCCTTCGCGGCGCTGGTGATTGCCACCACCGCGACGGGCCAATGGGCCGGCCTCGATTTTTATCTGACGCGGTGGTTCCGCACCGTGAAAACTCATCAGCCAGAAGCAGTTATGGCCACAAGGAGCCTGTCATGATCCTCAATGAACAACAACGCCAGGTGGGCAAGGACAACTTCGCCGACGCCCTCAAGATGACACGCCGAGATCTGATTCCGGCACTGGTGACGGTGCCCTCCGTCACTGCGTTCTACTGGGGGTACAGCAGCTTGCGCGGCAACCCGGTGCGCGCGGCTCTGATTGGGGCGGGTGGGCAGGGCCGCTCGCACATCGACTCCCTAAATCCCGACTACATCAAGCTGGTCGCCTTCTCCGACATCCGGCCCAGCCAGCAGAAGAAGGCCCGGGTATCGTTGGAGGGCAAATTCGGTTCCGACGCCCGCCACATCGAACTTATTGAGGATTACCACAAGCTATTGGATCGAGATGACATAGAGCTCGTGATCATCGCGCTACCGCTGCATCTGCATGCTCCGTGCGCGATCGAAGCCATGGAGAAAGGCAAGCACGTCCTGTGCGAGAAGCTCATGGCCAAGACCGTCACGGACTGCAAACGGATGGCCCGCGCGGCTCGAAAGACCGGCCGTCTGCTGGCCATCGGGCATCAGCGGCACTACAGCTATCTCTACGCAAACGCCCTGGAGGTGGCCAGGCAGAAGGATATTCTTGGCGACGTGCGCCACATTCGCGCGTTCTGGCATCGCAACCAGACCGGGGGAGGGAAGCCGGGGGCGGAGAAGGGCGACTTCGACACTTGGTTTGCCAAGGTTCCGGCCGAAGACAAGCAGGTGGACTTCGCCAAGTACGGCTACAAGAGTCTGGATGAGTTGGTGCGCTGGCGGCTGCAGAAACGAACCGGGGAGGGGTTGATGGCCGAGTTGGGCAGTCACCAGTTGGACG is a window from the uncultured Paludibaculum sp. genome containing:
- a CDS encoding Gfo/Idh/MocA family oxidoreductase — translated: MILNEQQRQVGKDNFADALKMTRRDLIPALVTVPSVTAFYWGYSSLRGNPVRAALIGAGGQGRSHIDSLNPDYIKLVAFSDIRPSQQKKARVSLEGKFGSDARHIELIEDYHKLLDRDDIELVIIALPLHLHAPCAIEAMEKGKHVLCEKLMAKTVTDCKRMARAARKTGRLLAIGHQRHYSYLYANALEVARQKDILGDVRHIRAFWHRNQTGGGKPGAEKGDFDTWFAKVPAEDKQVDFAKYGYKSLDELVRWRLQKRTGEGLMAELGSHQLDACSILLKAVLNDKDTHGGQTMVHPKAVSGIGVNSYFSDGREVEDHIFLTYEYPGDTVVTYSSITTNEADGYGEQVMGSKGTLAILSERDVYLLKEKSLRDTRISWAERRISQPSAVSTSTAQWTSGGGLQDTLTSRGYREEQEHMAWLIRHPGEGQPRCGADVGLADAVVTLVSNLSARQRRRIEFKPGWFDVNSDEAPESA